Proteins encoded by one window of Thermoanaerobaculia bacterium:
- a CDS encoding KipI antagonist, with amino-acid sequence AMPGPQRDLFPESSRRRFFGQPFRVSPRSDRRGLRLEGEAVAPTEGEIPPEGVVVGSVQVPAGGGPIVLMPDGPVTGGYPKIAVVVAADLRVLGQLRPGDMVSFREISRDEAVAAFAGQRAAREGAWPA; translated from the coding sequence GCGCGATGCCGGGGCCGCAGCGGGACCTCTTTCCCGAAAGCTCGCGGCGGCGTTTCTTCGGCCAGCCGTTTCGCGTCTCTCCGCGATCCGACCGGCGCGGGCTGCGGCTCGAAGGGGAAGCCGTTGCGCCGACGGAAGGGGAGATCCCGCCGGAGGGCGTCGTCGTCGGGTCGGTCCAGGTCCCCGCCGGAGGCGGGCCGATCGTCCTCATGCCGGACGGGCCGGTCACGGGGGGCTACCCGAAGATCGCCGTCGTCGTTGCCGCCGACTTGCGCGTTCTGGGACAATTGCGGCCGGGAGACATGGTGAGTTTTCGCGAGATCTCGCGCGACGAGGCGGTGGCCGCGTTCGCCGGTCAGCGGGCGGCCCGGGAGGGCGCATGGCCGGCGTGA